The following coding sequences lie in one Myxococcus xanthus genomic window:
- a CDS encoding response regulator: MASSQPPSESPADNASLLLVAGERECQRVEEALQRAGVTVVTERATTAAAAEAALSRTWGLVLCGSEVPDMGFAEVQALWSKHGKELPFVVLSRDWSEDTLEASVRAGALDYITEDRFSRLVPVVQRELRMTADRRRHTATAVQLERTNYLMENIIDAIPFVLFVKDAQTRRLVVANKTFADAFRVTKQWLLGKLDHDYFPKEQAESFIAIDSEILESKQMRSFEEVARADGVDRIFATRKLPLLDEHGVARYVMGVTEDITERKQHEEMLRASKAELEAANKQLAASLEEIKRTRAVSARSLASYQQRALQMEIIRQQNEDLDRLAQELAVAKRNEEERAREAEAAARLKSEFLANFSHEIRTPLNGIIGYCDLLMREEGQRLTAHGRRDLNVVKTNAKTLLALINDILDLSKIESGRVEVVTEQVDVQELAEECLATVKEYLKGKDVALTTNIDPSARMLRSDALKLRQIMLNLLSNAAKFTDAGEVSLSLVPAGGEVIMTVEDTGVGIPSDQLPFIFEKFRQVDGSTTRKVGGTGLGLAIVRELSRVLGGNVSVTSTLGRGTTFTVRLPTTLESPDNGGGPHLERGVPVAEVAQHVGTMAQPGSTVLVVDDDPLIQQLVAGQLEPAGFKVVVAEDGIAALKRARELRPQAILLDIHLPKLDGWSVLSQLKSEPSLAGIPVILISVEEQRARGFSLGACEYLVKPVEPERLVEVVQRSLHQAPGATTSVGEVLVVDDDSATRELVSRNLRRAGFSTSEARSGEDALLKARVSPPALVVLDLMMPNLDGFEVLRRLRAEKLQVPVVVLTGKTLSAEEEALLRDGFAGFVKKGGHALEDVIAQAKGLLLSQRAASAGKLARILYVEDSAQNRDIVRRYLNGHFEVIEAEDGEHGLERAIRDAPDLILMDLSLPRLDGWEVTRRLRALPAAANVPVIAVTAHAGREYQDKAHEAGCTAYLTKPLDRDQLLEMIRKHLGRTHV; the protein is encoded by the coding sequence ATGGCCTCCTCGCAGCCTCCCTCTGAGTCTCCGGCGGACAATGCGTCCCTCCTGCTCGTGGCCGGCGAGCGTGAGTGCCAGCGCGTGGAGGAAGCCCTCCAGCGCGCGGGCGTGACGGTGGTGACGGAGCGCGCCACCACGGCGGCCGCGGCGGAGGCCGCGCTGTCACGCACGTGGGGCCTGGTGCTGTGCGGCTCGGAAGTCCCCGACATGGGCTTCGCCGAGGTCCAGGCGCTGTGGAGCAAGCACGGCAAGGAGCTGCCCTTCGTGGTGCTGTCGCGCGACTGGAGCGAGGACACGCTGGAGGCCAGCGTGCGCGCCGGGGCGCTCGACTACATCACCGAGGACCGCTTCAGCCGGCTGGTGCCCGTGGTGCAGCGCGAGCTGCGGATGACGGCGGACCGCCGCCGCCACACCGCCACCGCGGTGCAGTTGGAGCGCACCAACTACTTGATGGAAAACATCATCGACGCGATTCCGTTCGTCCTCTTCGTGAAGGACGCACAGACGCGCCGGTTGGTGGTGGCGAACAAGACGTTCGCGGACGCCTTCCGCGTCACCAAGCAGTGGCTGCTGGGGAAGCTGGACCACGACTACTTCCCCAAGGAGCAGGCCGAGTCGTTCATCGCCATCGACTCGGAGATTCTCGAATCCAAGCAGATGAGGTCCTTCGAGGAGGTGGCCCGCGCCGACGGCGTGGACCGCATCTTCGCCACGCGCAAGCTGCCCCTGCTCGACGAGCACGGCGTGGCCCGCTACGTGATGGGCGTCACGGAGGACATCACCGAGCGCAAGCAGCATGAAGAGATGCTGCGCGCGTCCAAGGCGGAGCTGGAGGCGGCCAACAAGCAGCTCGCCGCCAGCCTGGAGGAAATCAAGCGCACGCGCGCCGTGTCCGCCCGTTCGCTGGCGTCCTACCAGCAGCGCGCGCTGCAGATGGAAATCATCCGTCAGCAGAACGAGGACCTGGACCGGCTGGCCCAGGAGCTGGCGGTGGCCAAGCGCAACGAGGAGGAGCGCGCCCGCGAGGCGGAGGCCGCCGCCCGCCTCAAGAGCGAGTTCCTGGCCAACTTCAGCCACGAAATCCGCACCCCGCTCAACGGCATCATCGGCTACTGCGACCTGCTGATGCGCGAGGAGGGCCAGCGGCTGACGGCGCACGGCCGCCGCGACCTCAACGTCGTGAAGACGAACGCCAAGACGCTGCTGGCGCTCATCAACGACATCCTGGACCTGTCCAAGATTGAGTCCGGCCGCGTGGAGGTCGTCACCGAGCAGGTGGACGTGCAGGAGCTGGCCGAGGAGTGCCTGGCCACGGTGAAGGAGTACCTCAAGGGCAAGGACGTGGCCCTCACCACCAACATCGACCCGTCCGCCCGCATGCTCCGCTCGGACGCGCTGAAGCTGCGGCAGATCATGCTCAACCTGCTGAGCAACGCCGCCAAGTTCACCGACGCGGGCGAGGTGTCGCTGAGCCTGGTCCCCGCGGGCGGCGAAGTCATCATGACGGTGGAGGACACCGGCGTCGGCATCCCGTCCGACCAGCTGCCCTTCATCTTCGAGAAGTTCCGCCAGGTGGATGGCTCCACCACGCGCAAGGTGGGCGGCACCGGACTGGGGCTGGCCATCGTCCGTGAGCTGTCCCGCGTGCTGGGCGGCAACGTGTCCGTGACGTCCACGCTGGGCCGCGGCACCACCTTCACGGTGCGCCTGCCCACCACCCTGGAGTCGCCGGACAACGGCGGCGGGCCGCACCTGGAGCGCGGCGTGCCCGTGGCGGAAGTGGCCCAGCACGTGGGCACCATGGCGCAGCCGGGCAGCACGGTGCTGGTGGTGGACGACGACCCGCTCATCCAGCAGCTGGTGGCCGGGCAGTTGGAGCCCGCCGGCTTCAAGGTGGTGGTGGCCGAGGACGGCATCGCCGCCCTCAAGCGGGCCCGCGAGCTGCGGCCCCAGGCCATCCTCCTGGACATCCACCTGCCCAAGCTGGACGGCTGGTCGGTGCTCAGCCAGCTCAAGAGCGAGCCCTCGCTGGCCGGCATCCCCGTCATCCTCATCTCCGTGGAGGAGCAGCGCGCGCGCGGCTTCTCCCTGGGCGCGTGCGAGTACCTCGTCAAACCGGTGGAGCCGGAGCGGTTGGTGGAGGTGGTGCAGCGAAGCCTCCACCAGGCCCCCGGCGCCACCACCAGCGTGGGCGAAGTGCTGGTGGTGGACGACGACTCGGCCACCCGCGAGCTGGTCAGCCGCAACCTGCGCCGCGCCGGCTTCTCCACCTCCGAGGCCCGCAGCGGCGAGGACGCCCTGCTCAAGGCGCGCGTCTCCCCTCCCGCCCTGGTGGTGTTGGATTTGATGATGCCCAACCTGGACGGCTTCGAAGTCCTGCGCCGGCTGCGCGCGGAGAAGCTCCAGGTGCCCGTGGTGGTGCTCACCGGCAAGACGCTCTCCGCGGAGGAAGAGGCCCTCTTGCGTGACGGCTTCGCCGGCTTCGTGAAGAAGGGCGGCCACGCGCTGGAGGACGTCATCGCCCAGGCCAAGGGCCTGCTGCTGTCCCAGCGCGCCGCCAGCGCCGGCAAGCTGGCCCGCATCCTCTATGTGGAGGACAGCGCGCAGAACCGCGACATCGTCCGCCGCTACCTCAACGGCCACTTCGAAGTCATTGAAGCGGAGGACGGCGAGCACGGCTTGGAGCGCGCCATCCGCGACGCCCCGGACCTCATCCTGATGGACCTGTCGCTCCCCCGCCTGGACGGCTGGGAAGTCACCCGCAGGTTGCGAGCCCTACCCGCCGCGGCCAATGTTCCCGTCATCGCGGTGACGGCACACGCGGGGCGGGAGTACCAGGACAAGGCACACGAGGCCGGTTGCACCGCGTACCTCACCAAGCCCCTTGATCGTGACCAGTTGCTCGAGATGATTCGAAAGCATCTAGGGAGAACCCATGTCTGA
- a CDS encoding FIST signal transduction protein encodes MAQVKMQTARTTLREPDAAAEDLLSQLGSDTPRLVTMFASRERDQHALNRAVRQRLPAGTRLIGATTAGELDNTGIHEGSVVMSALFGDFEVGLGLGTGLSVDAISAGAASIKRACEDLGVRQQDLDPRRFVGLVIDDGFRYKKEELLLGILEKCQTLVLVGGGASDTNRDPAKQSAMVHVDGEVATDAVLVALFKTSAPWAALRSHWYVPTGEKLTITKVDESHTRALEIDGHPAAKRYAEILGVGVDELEFGTPRGFAVRPTALRVGREYFIRAAWSPQEDGSILFANLLEEGTELELMKLGDMAGMTRSFFTDEVPRRVQNPQAALLFHCGGRMWYASATNTAQQLAETLKAAPTAAGMNVHFEIYSGFHINTTLTALVFGAN; translated from the coding sequence ATGGCTCAGGTCAAGATGCAGACGGCTCGCACCACGCTGAGGGAGCCAGATGCCGCCGCGGAGGACCTCCTGAGTCAACTGGGCAGCGACACGCCCCGCCTGGTGACGATGTTCGCCTCGCGGGAGCGTGACCAGCACGCCCTCAACCGCGCCGTGCGTCAGCGGCTGCCGGCGGGCACGCGCCTGATTGGCGCCACCACCGCGGGCGAGCTGGACAACACCGGCATCCACGAGGGCAGCGTGGTGATGAGCGCCCTCTTCGGTGACTTCGAGGTGGGCCTGGGCCTGGGCACCGGCCTGTCCGTGGACGCCATCAGCGCGGGCGCCGCCTCCATCAAGCGCGCGTGCGAGGACCTGGGCGTGCGGCAGCAGGACCTGGACCCGCGCCGGTTCGTCGGCCTCGTGATTGACGACGGCTTCCGCTACAAGAAGGAAGAGCTGCTGCTCGGCATCCTCGAGAAGTGCCAGACGCTGGTGCTGGTGGGCGGCGGCGCCAGCGACACCAACCGCGACCCGGCCAAGCAGTCCGCCATGGTCCACGTGGACGGCGAGGTCGCCACCGACGCGGTGCTGGTGGCCCTCTTCAAGACGAGCGCGCCCTGGGCCGCGCTCCGCTCCCACTGGTACGTGCCCACCGGTGAGAAGCTCACCATCACCAAGGTGGATGAGAGCCACACCCGCGCGCTCGAAATCGACGGGCACCCGGCGGCCAAACGCTACGCGGAAATCCTGGGCGTGGGCGTGGACGAGCTGGAGTTCGGCACGCCCCGCGGCTTCGCCGTGCGCCCCACCGCCCTGCGCGTGGGCCGCGAATACTTCATCCGCGCCGCCTGGAGCCCGCAGGAGGATGGCTCCATCCTCTTCGCCAACCTGCTGGAGGAAGGCACCGAGCTGGAGCTGATGAAGCTGGGCGACATGGCCGGCATGACGCGCAGCTTCTTCACCGACGAGGTACCCCGCAGGGTCCAGAACCCCCAGGCCGCCCTGCTTTTTCACTGTGGTGGACGCATGTGGTACGCCAGCGCCACCAACACCGCGCAGCAATTGGCGGAAACGCTGAAGGCCGCGCCCACCGCCGCTGGTATGAACGTGCACTTCGAAATCTATTCGGGGTTCCACATCAACACCACGCTGACCGCGCTGGTCTTCGGGGCGAACTGA
- a CDS encoding cytochrome C, translating into MAASAFTRTRSCTMGGLGAPRALLASLAGLMLACGGQDAPDAASLDAQALDMASLDTASLETASLDARSADKTLLDADPQSLLGGWPWPGNKTPAVALALEVKNGVGQPLRVREGSTFFINQIDIRTFVTSTRDEGLRNLIAQSDFGGLGWWGVRQVDQESIGAPGPYTRRRFFRNAAWMDLPSHFIVEPVDSRGRLTGVPILLNAGTEHQRRAGMDDFFIRRFRGIQTASGCATPDDCSASTDFEEEAILELRNAYEHAQRQTLTLRSDTRTLRLRWSLRPAAPYEIPVEQVRDGRYTYGFRIGVEALTPPRPDGTYAPGTEISFQLTLRDGAGNRLHDKGYLPPYNEVAPDGTDSGLQYYRAFFDATTTYYRRKHRERMLMTQIIGPAQNIQPIRSIVALEAFLDPEVDEQVVATPERDGVFSQFATLPFANVLFGGAFVDPNLWNQPNTDTWQFKLPDNAVPGTYLVTVKGRRAYLGEDIPGTTTIEIQVGTPQRTQPKLTTGPCTSCHSKGGELGVVLHANDNRAACAGCHAPLAFELEGPIFVRTHFIHSRSNRFDAPLHQCSSCHLTKESIQRTSKAACLSCHKSYPDSHVAQFGPIESMYVGGGAESFQQCTGACHTRHPGSGL; encoded by the coding sequence ATGGCGGCGTCGGCTTTTACACGTACGAGGAGTTGCACCATGGGTGGACTTGGAGCCCCCCGGGCCCTGCTCGCGTCGCTCGCGGGGCTGATGCTCGCCTGCGGCGGACAGGATGCCCCGGACGCAGCCTCGCTGGACGCGCAGGCGCTGGACATGGCCTCGCTGGACACGGCTTCGCTGGAGACGGCCTCGCTGGACGCGCGGTCCGCGGACAAGACGCTCCTGGACGCGGACCCCCAGTCGCTGCTGGGTGGCTGGCCGTGGCCTGGCAACAAGACGCCCGCGGTGGCGCTGGCGCTCGAGGTGAAGAACGGCGTGGGACAGCCGCTGCGCGTGCGCGAGGGCTCCACCTTCTTCATCAACCAGATTGATATCCGCACCTTCGTCACCTCCACCCGGGACGAGGGCCTGCGCAACCTCATCGCCCAGAGCGACTTCGGCGGCCTGGGCTGGTGGGGCGTGCGTCAGGTGGACCAGGAGTCCATTGGCGCCCCGGGGCCCTATACCCGCCGCCGCTTCTTCCGGAACGCGGCGTGGATGGACCTGCCCAGCCACTTCATCGTGGAACCGGTGGACTCGCGCGGCCGACTCACCGGCGTCCCCATCCTGCTCAACGCGGGCACCGAGCATCAGCGCCGTGCGGGCATGGATGACTTCTTCATCCGCCGCTTCCGCGGCATCCAGACGGCCTCCGGCTGCGCCACGCCCGACGACTGCTCGGCCTCCACCGACTTCGAGGAAGAGGCCATCCTGGAGCTGCGCAACGCGTACGAGCACGCCCAGCGCCAGACGCTCACGCTGCGCTCTGACACCCGCACGCTGCGCCTGCGCTGGAGCCTGCGTCCGGCCGCGCCCTACGAAATCCCGGTGGAGCAGGTGCGCGACGGGCGCTACACCTACGGCTTCCGCATTGGCGTGGAGGCCCTCACCCCGCCTCGCCCGGACGGCACCTATGCCCCCGGCACGGAAATCAGCTTCCAGCTCACCCTGCGGGACGGCGCGGGCAACCGGCTCCACGACAAGGGATACCTGCCGCCCTACAACGAAGTGGCCCCCGACGGCACCGACTCCGGGCTGCAGTACTACCGGGCCTTCTTCGACGCGACGACCACCTACTACCGGCGCAAGCACCGCGAGCGCATGCTGATGACGCAAATCATCGGGCCGGCGCAGAACATCCAGCCCATCCGCTCCATCGTCGCCCTGGAGGCCTTCCTGGACCCCGAAGTGGACGAGCAGGTGGTCGCCACGCCCGAGCGCGACGGCGTCTTCTCCCAGTTCGCCACCCTCCCCTTCGCCAACGTCCTCTTCGGCGGCGCCTTCGTGGACCCGAACCTCTGGAACCAGCCCAACACGGACACCTGGCAGTTCAAGCTGCCGGACAACGCGGTGCCCGGCACCTACCTGGTGACGGTGAAGGGCCGCCGCGCGTACCTGGGCGAGGACATCCCCGGGACGACGACCATTGAAATCCAGGTGGGGACCCCGCAGCGCACCCAGCCCAAGCTGACCACCGGCCCCTGCACCTCCTGCCACAGCAAGGGCGGCGAGCTGGGCGTGGTGCTGCACGCCAACGACAACCGCGCCGCGTGCGCCGGGTGCCACGCCCCGCTCGCCTTCGAGTTGGAGGGCCCCATCTTCGTGCGCACCCACTTCATCCACTCCCGGTCCAACCGCTTTGACGCACCGCTCCACCAGTGCTCGTCCTGTCACCTCACCAAGGAGAGCATCCAGCGCACGAGCAAGGCCGCATGCCTGTCCTGCCACAAGAGCTACCCGGACAGTCACGTGGCGCAATTTGGACCCATCGAGAGCATGTACGTGGGGGGCGGCGCTGAGTCTTTCCAGCAGTGCACCGGCGCCTGTCATACTCGGCACCCCGGCAGCGGCCTCTAA